The DNA window GCCAAGGGCAGGCTGGATCATGCCGCGGCCCATCTCCACAACCAGGGGCACACCTGGGTAACCCCGGAGCCGGCCACAGAGGAGGATATCCTCCTGGTGCACACCAGGGAGCACCTCCAGCGCATCCAGCAGCGCCCGCAGCTCTATGAACTAGCCCTGCTGGCCGCCGGCGGGGCAGTGACCGCAGCCGAACTGGCCTGTTCAGGGACCCAGTCCTTCGGGCTGATCCGGCCCCCGGGGCACCATGCCAGCGTGGATTCCTGCTGGGGGTTTTGCTGGTTCAACAACATGGCCGTGGCCATGCAGGCCATGCGCAGCAAGGGATTGGTCAAAACAGGCGTGATTGTGGACATCGATCTGCACTTTGGGGACGGAACCAGCGGTTTCTACGCCCAGGATCCGCAAATAACATATCATCACTTGAACTCTTTCTCCGAATTGGAGCAGATACTGGCGGCTCAGGCAGAGTGCGATCTTGTCGGCATCTCCGCGGGTTTCGACCGCCATCTGGAGGACTGGGGCGGTATCCTCAGCACAGAGGACTATACCCGGATAGGGAAGATGATCAAGGAATTTGCCGACCTGCACTGTCCAGGCAAGGTCTTTTCCCTGCTCGAAGGGGGCTACAACCACCATATACTGGGGCCGGCCATCCAGGCCTTGATCACCGGCTTGGAACCATAGCAAACAAGGGCGGCCACGCTCAGACGCGTGGCCGCCCTTGTAAAGACGTTGTCACGTATGCCCACGGCTCAGGAGTAGGAGAAGGCCAGGGCTTCCTCTCCTTCTTCATCCTTGGCGGTGTCCACCGTGACCGTTCCTCCCTTCTGCAGGGAGCCGAACAGGAGCTCATCCGCCAGCCTGTCCTTGATCTCGCTCTGGACCACCCGGGACAGGGGCCGGGCCCCGTAATCCGGATCAAACCCCTTCCTGGCCACCCAGGCG is part of the Desulfovermiculus halophilus DSM 18834 genome and encodes:
- a CDS encoding acetylpolyamine aminohydrolase, whose protein sequence is MHIVFHERYREVYASDPAAAKGRLDHAAAHLHNQGHTWVTPEPATEEDILLVHTREHLQRIQQRPQLYELALLAAGGAVTAAELACSGTQSFGLIRPPGHHASVDSCWGFCWFNNMAVAMQAMRSKGLVKTGVIVDIDLHFGDGTSGFYAQDPQITYHHLNSFSELEQILAAQAECDLVGISAGFDRHLEDWGGILSTEDYTRIGKMIKEFADLHCPGKVFSLLEGGYNHHILGPAIQALITGLEP